In a single window of the Oryctolagus cuniculus chromosome 9, mOryCun1.1, whole genome shotgun sequence genome:
- the PLEKHG6 gene encoding pleckstrin homology domain-containing family G member 6 isoform X2, with protein sequence MQTCSPPDEGPLRGLVASRIETYGGRLRAAAQSPSGGFHRGGVVLDPGLRHLQHYIPFTKTSGLSLSPLRLREPEPQKRYGDHLGAGPPLSPRLKEVTQAHELEVRLHTFSMFGMPRLPPEDRRHWEIGEGGDSGLAIEKSWRELVPGHKEMSRELCHQQEALWELLTTELIYVRKLKIMTDLLAAGLLNLQRVGLLTEFGQRFQPYVRYCLRVKQTMAYAREQQDTNPLFHAFVQWCEKHKSSGRQMLGDLLIKPHQRITKYPLLLQAVLKRSPEAQTQEALGAMIAAVESFLRHINGQVRQGEEQESLLAVAQRIGPYEVLEPSSDEVEKSLRPFSTLDLTSPIQGVGPEHTRQLLLEGPVRVKEGREGKLDVYLFLFSDTLLVTKPQRKADKAKVIRPPLMLEKLVCRPLRDPSSFLAIHLTEFQCVSNALVVHCACPTTCARWLQKIQQAQASLQKLKAEEYVQQKRELLALYRDGDQDTRPSTPSLEGSQSSAEGRTSEFSAVIPQLVVTEDTDEDAPSVPDDASDSGYGTLIPSSPKGPHSPLNRLRSRAFRRDPRLTFSTLELRDVPLRPQPPDPKAAQRRSAPELPEDIQTGVSHPGTDPRPWSQEENGVSVGENVVAETLHRARLRGQLCPSPSHTDSAGESPWESSADEEEEGPPFSGPARRPCVRPLSAEDMLRQIREELATQRIEGATEPGDGKPRKLTRAQLQRMRGPQVIQLDTPLSTSEV encoded by the exons ATGCAGACCTGCAGTCCTCCGGATGAGGGGCCCCTGCGCGGACTGGTGGCGTCCCGCATTGAGACCTACGGGGGCCGGCTTCGGGCTGCTGCCCAGAGCCCCAGTGGCGGCTTTCATCGAGGAGGCGTCGTGCTG gatccCGGTCTCCGACACCTCCAGCACTATATCCCCTTCACCAAGACTTCCGGCCTGAGCCTATCTCCCCTGAGGTTGCGAGAACCTGAGCCCCAGAAGAGATATGGAGACCATCTGGGAGctggccctcctctctcccccagaCTCAAG GAAGTCACTCAGGCCCACGAGCTGGAGGTGAGGCTGCACACGTTCAGCATGTTTGGGATGCCCCGCCTGCCCCCTGAGGACCGGCGGCACTGGGAGATAGGAGAGGGCGGCGACAGTGGCCTGGCCATAGAGAAGTCCTGGAGGGAGCTGGTGCCTGGGCATAAG GAGATGAGCCGAGAGCTTtgccaccagcaggaagcactgTGGGAGCTGCTGACCACCGAGCTGATCTACGTGAGGAAGCTCAAGATCATGACAGAT CTCCTGGCCGCCGGACTGCTGAACTTGCAACGAGTGGGGCTGCTGACGGAA TTTGGCCAGCGGTTCCAGCCCTATGTCCGTTACTGCCTGCGAGTGAAGCAGACCATGGCTTACGCCCGGGAGCAGCAAGACACTAACCCTCTCTTCCATGCCTTTGTGCAG TGGTGTGAAAAGCACAAGAGCTCAGGGAGGCAGATGCTGGGGGACTTGCTCATCAAACCTCACCAGCGCATCACCAAGTACCCCCTGCTGCTCCAGGCTGTGCTGAAGAGGAGCCCTGAAGCTCAAACCCAGGAGGCCCTGGGTGCCATG ATTGCAGCTGTGGAGTCTTTCCTGCGACACATCAACGGGCAGGTCCGCCAGGGTGAGGAGCAGGAGAGCTTGCTGGCTGTGGCCCAGCGCATCGGGCCCTACGAGGTGCTGGAGCCATCCAGTGACGAggtggagaag AGCCTTCGTCCATTCTCGACCCTGGACTTGACATCCCCCATACAGGGGGTAGGACCTGAGCACACCAGGCAGCTGCTGCTTGAGGGACCAGTGCGTGTGAAGGAAGGCCGAGAAGGCAAG CTGGATGTGTACCTGTTCCTCTTCTCCGATACACTCCTGGTGACCAAGCCTCAGCGCAAAGCGGACAAAGCCAAGGTCATCCGCCCTCCACTCATGCTGGAGAAGCTTGTGTGCCGGCCACTGCGAGACCCCA GCAGCTTCTTGGCCATCCACCTCACAGAATTCCAGTGTGTCTCTAATGCCCTCGTTGTGCACTGCGCCTGTCCAACAACTTGTGCCCGATGGCTGCAGAAGATCCAGCAGGCCCAG gccagCCTACAGAAGCTGAAGGCAGAGGAGTACGTGCAGCAgaagagggagctcctggccctCTACCGGGACGGGGACCAGGACACCAGGCCCTCCACGCCGTCCCTGGAGGGCTCTCAGAGCAGTGCAGAGGGAAG GACCTCTGAGTTCTCAGCCGTCATCCCCCAGCTGGTGGTGACGGAAGACACGGATGAGGATGCCCCCTCCGTTCCCGACGATGCCTCGGACTCAGGCTACGGCACTTTGATCCCAAGCTCCCCCAAGGGACCCCACTCTCCGCTCAACCGCCTGCGCTCCAGGGCCTTCCGACGAGATCCCCGCCTCACCTTCTCCACCCTGGAACTCAGAGATGTTCCCCTGCGGCCCCAGCCGCCTGACCCCAAAGCTGCTCAACGCCGAAGCGCCCCCGAGCTGCCGGAAGACATCCAAACAGGAGTCAGCCATCCGGGGACGGACCCGCGCCCCTGGTCGCAGGAGGAAAATGGGGTCTCGGTGGGCGAGAACGTGGTGGCGGAAACCCTGCACAGGGCCCGGCTTCGtggccagctctgcccctccccttcccacacgGACTCGGCCGGGGAAAGCCCCTGGGAGTCCTCTGCCGACGAGGAAGAAGAGGGGCCTCCGTTCTCTGGGCCAGCCCGCAGGCCGTGCGTCCGGCCACTCAGCGCTGAGGACATGCTCCGACAGATCCGGGAGGAACTGGCCACGCAAAGGATCGAGGGAGCTACAGAGCCCGGGGACGGCAAGCCTCGGAAGCTGACCCGCGCCCAGCTGCAGAGGATGCGGGGTCCGCAAGTCATACAGTTGGACACGCCCTTGTCCACTTC AGAGGTGTGA
- the PLEKHG6 gene encoding pleckstrin homology domain-containing family G member 6 isoform X1 — MQTCSPPDEGPLRGLVASRIETYGGRLRAAAQSPSGGFHRGGVVLDPGLRHLQHYIPFTKTSGLSLSPLRLREPEPQKRYGDHLGAGPPLSPRLKEVTQAHELEVRLHTFSMFGMPRLPPEDRRHWEIGEGGDSGLAIEKSWRELVPGHKEMSRELCHQQEALWELLTTELIYVRKLKIMTDLLAAGLLNLQRVGLLTEVSAETLFGNVPSLIRAHRSFWEEVLGPTLEETRASGRPLNPVSLQSGFLTFGQRFQPYVRYCLRVKQTMAYAREQQDTNPLFHAFVQWCEKHKSSGRQMLGDLLIKPHQRITKYPLLLQAVLKRSPEAQTQEALGAMIAAVESFLRHINGQVRQGEEQESLLAVAQRIGPYEVLEPSSDEVEKSLRPFSTLDLTSPIQGVGPEHTRQLLLEGPVRVKEGREGKLDVYLFLFSDTLLVTKPQRKADKAKVIRPPLMLEKLVCRPLRDPSSFLAIHLTEFQCVSNALVVHCACPTTCARWLQKIQQAQASLQKLKAEEYVQQKRELLALYRDGDQDTRPSTPSLEGSQSSAEGRTSEFSAVIPQLVVTEDTDEDAPSVPDDASDSGYGTLIPSSPKGPHSPLNRLRSRAFRRDPRLTFSTLELRDVPLRPQPPDPKAAQRRSAPELPEDIQTGVSHPGTDPRPWSQEENGVSVGENVVAETLHRARLRGQLCPSPSHTDSAGESPWESSADEEEEGPPFSGPARRPCVRPLSAEDMLRQIREELATQRIEGATEPGDGKPRKLTRAQLQRMRGPQVIQLDTPLSTSEV; from the exons ATGCAGACCTGCAGTCCTCCGGATGAGGGGCCCCTGCGCGGACTGGTGGCGTCCCGCATTGAGACCTACGGGGGCCGGCTTCGGGCTGCTGCCCAGAGCCCCAGTGGCGGCTTTCATCGAGGAGGCGTCGTGCTG gatccCGGTCTCCGACACCTCCAGCACTATATCCCCTTCACCAAGACTTCCGGCCTGAGCCTATCTCCCCTGAGGTTGCGAGAACCTGAGCCCCAGAAGAGATATGGAGACCATCTGGGAGctggccctcctctctcccccagaCTCAAG GAAGTCACTCAGGCCCACGAGCTGGAGGTGAGGCTGCACACGTTCAGCATGTTTGGGATGCCCCGCCTGCCCCCTGAGGACCGGCGGCACTGGGAGATAGGAGAGGGCGGCGACAGTGGCCTGGCCATAGAGAAGTCCTGGAGGGAGCTGGTGCCTGGGCATAAG GAGATGAGCCGAGAGCTTtgccaccagcaggaagcactgTGGGAGCTGCTGACCACCGAGCTGATCTACGTGAGGAAGCTCAAGATCATGACAGAT CTCCTGGCCGCCGGACTGCTGAACTTGCAACGAGTGGGGCTGCTGACGGAA GTATCGGCGGAGACCCTGTTTGGAAATGTCCCCAGCCTGATCCGAGCCCACCGCAGCTTTTgggaggaggtgctggggcccaCCCTAGAGGAGACGCGTGCCTCGGGCCGACCCCTGAACCCCGTCAGCCTGCAAAGTGGCTTCCTGACA TTTGGCCAGCGGTTCCAGCCCTATGTCCGTTACTGCCTGCGAGTGAAGCAGACCATGGCTTACGCCCGGGAGCAGCAAGACACTAACCCTCTCTTCCATGCCTTTGTGCAG TGGTGTGAAAAGCACAAGAGCTCAGGGAGGCAGATGCTGGGGGACTTGCTCATCAAACCTCACCAGCGCATCACCAAGTACCCCCTGCTGCTCCAGGCTGTGCTGAAGAGGAGCCCTGAAGCTCAAACCCAGGAGGCCCTGGGTGCCATG ATTGCAGCTGTGGAGTCTTTCCTGCGACACATCAACGGGCAGGTCCGCCAGGGTGAGGAGCAGGAGAGCTTGCTGGCTGTGGCCCAGCGCATCGGGCCCTACGAGGTGCTGGAGCCATCCAGTGACGAggtggagaag AGCCTTCGTCCATTCTCGACCCTGGACTTGACATCCCCCATACAGGGGGTAGGACCTGAGCACACCAGGCAGCTGCTGCTTGAGGGACCAGTGCGTGTGAAGGAAGGCCGAGAAGGCAAG CTGGATGTGTACCTGTTCCTCTTCTCCGATACACTCCTGGTGACCAAGCCTCAGCGCAAAGCGGACAAAGCCAAGGTCATCCGCCCTCCACTCATGCTGGAGAAGCTTGTGTGCCGGCCACTGCGAGACCCCA GCAGCTTCTTGGCCATCCACCTCACAGAATTCCAGTGTGTCTCTAATGCCCTCGTTGTGCACTGCGCCTGTCCAACAACTTGTGCCCGATGGCTGCAGAAGATCCAGCAGGCCCAG gccagCCTACAGAAGCTGAAGGCAGAGGAGTACGTGCAGCAgaagagggagctcctggccctCTACCGGGACGGGGACCAGGACACCAGGCCCTCCACGCCGTCCCTGGAGGGCTCTCAGAGCAGTGCAGAGGGAAG GACCTCTGAGTTCTCAGCCGTCATCCCCCAGCTGGTGGTGACGGAAGACACGGATGAGGATGCCCCCTCCGTTCCCGACGATGCCTCGGACTCAGGCTACGGCACTTTGATCCCAAGCTCCCCCAAGGGACCCCACTCTCCGCTCAACCGCCTGCGCTCCAGGGCCTTCCGACGAGATCCCCGCCTCACCTTCTCCACCCTGGAACTCAGAGATGTTCCCCTGCGGCCCCAGCCGCCTGACCCCAAAGCTGCTCAACGCCGAAGCGCCCCCGAGCTGCCGGAAGACATCCAAACAGGAGTCAGCCATCCGGGGACGGACCCGCGCCCCTGGTCGCAGGAGGAAAATGGGGTCTCGGTGGGCGAGAACGTGGTGGCGGAAACCCTGCACAGGGCCCGGCTTCGtggccagctctgcccctccccttcccacacgGACTCGGCCGGGGAAAGCCCCTGGGAGTCCTCTGCCGACGAGGAAGAAGAGGGGCCTCCGTTCTCTGGGCCAGCCCGCAGGCCGTGCGTCCGGCCACTCAGCGCTGAGGACATGCTCCGACAGATCCGGGAGGAACTGGCCACGCAAAGGATCGAGGGAGCTACAGAGCCCGGGGACGGCAAGCCTCGGAAGCTGACCCGCGCCCAGCTGCAGAGGATGCGGGGTCCGCAAGTCATACAGTTGGACACGCCCTTGTCCACTTC AGAGGTGTGA
- the PLEKHG6 gene encoding pleckstrin homology domain-containing family G member 6 isoform X3, with amino-acid sequence MQTCSPPDEGPLRGLVASRIETYGGRLRAAAQSPSGGFHRGGVVLDPGLRHLQHYIPFTKTSGLSLSPLRLREPEPQKRYGDHLGAGPPLSPRLKEVTQAHELEVRLHTFSMFGMPRLPPEDRRHWEIGEGGDSGLAIEKSWRELVPGHKEMSRELCHQQEALWELLTTELIYVRKLKIMTDLLAAGLLNLQRVGLLTEVSAETLFGNVPSLIRAHRSFWEEVLGPTLEETRASGRPLNPVSLQSGFLTFGQRFQPYVRYCLRVKQTMAYAREQQDTNPLFHAFVQWCEKHKSSGRQMLGDLLIKPHQRITKYPLLLQAVLKRSPEAQTQEALGAMIAAVESFLRHINGQVRQGEEQESLLAVAQRIGPYEVLEPSSDEVEKSLRPFSTLDLTSPIQGVGPEHTRQLLLEGPVRVKEGREGKLDVYLFLFSDTLLVTKPQRKADKAKVIRPPLMLEKLVCRPLRDPSQPTEAEGRGVRAAEEGAPGPLPGRGPGHQALHAVPGGLSEQCRGKDL; translated from the exons ATGCAGACCTGCAGTCCTCCGGATGAGGGGCCCCTGCGCGGACTGGTGGCGTCCCGCATTGAGACCTACGGGGGCCGGCTTCGGGCTGCTGCCCAGAGCCCCAGTGGCGGCTTTCATCGAGGAGGCGTCGTGCTG gatccCGGTCTCCGACACCTCCAGCACTATATCCCCTTCACCAAGACTTCCGGCCTGAGCCTATCTCCCCTGAGGTTGCGAGAACCTGAGCCCCAGAAGAGATATGGAGACCATCTGGGAGctggccctcctctctcccccagaCTCAAG GAAGTCACTCAGGCCCACGAGCTGGAGGTGAGGCTGCACACGTTCAGCATGTTTGGGATGCCCCGCCTGCCCCCTGAGGACCGGCGGCACTGGGAGATAGGAGAGGGCGGCGACAGTGGCCTGGCCATAGAGAAGTCCTGGAGGGAGCTGGTGCCTGGGCATAAG GAGATGAGCCGAGAGCTTtgccaccagcaggaagcactgTGGGAGCTGCTGACCACCGAGCTGATCTACGTGAGGAAGCTCAAGATCATGACAGAT CTCCTGGCCGCCGGACTGCTGAACTTGCAACGAGTGGGGCTGCTGACGGAA GTATCGGCGGAGACCCTGTTTGGAAATGTCCCCAGCCTGATCCGAGCCCACCGCAGCTTTTgggaggaggtgctggggcccaCCCTAGAGGAGACGCGTGCCTCGGGCCGACCCCTGAACCCCGTCAGCCTGCAAAGTGGCTTCCTGACA TTTGGCCAGCGGTTCCAGCCCTATGTCCGTTACTGCCTGCGAGTGAAGCAGACCATGGCTTACGCCCGGGAGCAGCAAGACACTAACCCTCTCTTCCATGCCTTTGTGCAG TGGTGTGAAAAGCACAAGAGCTCAGGGAGGCAGATGCTGGGGGACTTGCTCATCAAACCTCACCAGCGCATCACCAAGTACCCCCTGCTGCTCCAGGCTGTGCTGAAGAGGAGCCCTGAAGCTCAAACCCAGGAGGCCCTGGGTGCCATG ATTGCAGCTGTGGAGTCTTTCCTGCGACACATCAACGGGCAGGTCCGCCAGGGTGAGGAGCAGGAGAGCTTGCTGGCTGTGGCCCAGCGCATCGGGCCCTACGAGGTGCTGGAGCCATCCAGTGACGAggtggagaag AGCCTTCGTCCATTCTCGACCCTGGACTTGACATCCCCCATACAGGGGGTAGGACCTGAGCACACCAGGCAGCTGCTGCTTGAGGGACCAGTGCGTGTGAAGGAAGGCCGAGAAGGCAAG CTGGATGTGTACCTGTTCCTCTTCTCCGATACACTCCTGGTGACCAAGCCTCAGCGCAAAGCGGACAAAGCCAAGGTCATCCGCCCTCCACTCATGCTGGAGAAGCTTGTGTGCCGGCCACTGCGAGACCCCA gccagCCTACAGAAGCTGAAGGCAGAGGAGTACGTGCAGCAgaagagggagctcctggccctCTACCGGGACGGGGACCAGGACACCAGGCCCTCCACGCCGTCCCTGGAGGGCTCTCAGAGCAGTGCAGAGGGAAG GACCTCTGA